Within Agarivorans litoreus, the genomic segment AACCAGTGCCAATCATAGTGGCCTGTATGGATTGGTCTCGCAAGGATTAGCCGTAGCCGCTATTGCGCGTTCTAGCAAGGGTGAATTACAAGAACTGTGCGCTAAAACAATGCCTCCCTTGCCAGCAATTGATATTGTAGTTGTTGCTGCCACCCAACCTCATACGGCGTGTAGCAGTGAAACAGTAAAACAAATTTGTCAGCGGTTTCGCCAGCAAGATGCCTATTTATTAGACACGCCAGCTGAAGCGGTATAACGTTGAAAGTTATTTAAACAGAGTAAGGATGCTTCATGAGTAGCGCCACTAGTCAAACCCAAGGTTTATTGCACTTTAGGCTGTCCCTAAATCAGCTATTTGCGATTGGCACCTTAAAGGTACGTGAAATAGTACCCTATACCCGACTAACCGCTCTGCCGCATTCTCACCAATATGTACTGGGCTCAGCGTCCTTGCGTGGTCAAACAATTTCGGTGATCGACATGGCTGCTGCTGTTGGTTATCGACCTATTACCGCAGATGAGCGTGAATCTTGTTCGATTATTATCACTGATGTAAGTCGCCAAACCGTTGGTTTTTTGGTGCGAGGTATTGAAAAAATCACAGAATGTCGCTGGCGTGATATCGATCCACCGCCTGGGTCTTTAGGTAAAGATGCTTATGTAACCGGAGTGACTCGGGTTGATGACAAGCTGGTGCAACTGCTGGATATAGAAAAGCTAATTGCCACGGTTTTCCCCGATGATGAAGACCGAGTGCGCGTATCGGTTAGCTTGCCAGATCAAGCGATTCTTGCTCAGCTTAAAATTTTGCTAGTAGATGACTCGGCCACTGCTCGTAAACAATTGGCCAGTGCCTTAGACAGCATAGAAATTGATTATGAAATGGCCAGTGACGGCGCAACTGCTTTTAAAATGATGCAGCAAGCAGCTGCTCAGGGGAAGCCAATTGATGTGCTGGTGAGTGACATTGAGATGCCGGGTCTAGATGGATATGAGCTTACTTTTGAGGTTCGTAGCGATCCTGGTGTTGCTGACGCCTACATTATTTTACACACCTCACTGTCCAGTGAAATTAGTGTTGATAGAGCTAGCCAAGTGGGTGCCGATGAAGCCTTAACCAAGTTTGATGCAGGCGAATTGATCGACGCTATGTTGCGTGGTGCCGAGCGGGTATCTGACGATATAACTAAGGTTGGTTTAGCAAAAAAGACCGGAATCCTTGAGGGGATGTTTTAGCGCGTAAGAACCGTTGTTCTGCTACAATTCGCTAAAACCTTACTCAAGGATTGATGCATTGATGAAGCGCTTTTGTATCTTTTTTTGTTTGCTGCATTCTTTTGCTCTTTACGCAAAAGATATTAATGTTGCTACCGACTTATGGGAAGGTTACAGCAGTAAAGATGGCACCGGGTATTATTTTGCGGTGCTTAAACGGGTATTCCCCGAACATAGTTACTCTTTTCACTTCATGCCCTATTCCCGCTCTATTGCTATGTTAGACAAGCTGCAAGTTGATTTGGTTTTTGGTGCAGCGGAAGATGATTTTGAGAATGCTCTCTGTTCCAAATATGTTCTCGAAACTGATAGAACCGATATGCTGGTTTTAGTATCTTTTTATCGCCGTTATGGATCTTTAAACGACTTAGTGGGAAAGCAAGTAGTGTCTCACCTAGGTTATGATTGGGCTGACTTGTTACCAGAGGGCACCAACTATCGCGAGTACTCTGACTTAACTCAGATGATTAAGTTGTTGAAGAAGGGAAGAGTTGATGCCATTTTAGACTATCGTGCCGATATCGAAGCCTTGTTGGCCGTTGCGCCAGATTTGGCTGATGGGCTGAGCATCATTGAATCGGTACTCAGCTATGATTCGACCTTTTGTTTTGCTGCTAGCGAAAAAGGGGCTCAGCTGCTCATTCAGTTTGAGCAAGTAATACCTTCGCTAATTGAAAGTGGCGAGCTCCATCAAATCATGATGGAGCAAGTTGAGAGCGATGCCGATTATCCCTACTAAACATTGCTTGGTGTAACACTTTTCCCCTTGCCTGCTTTGCTTTACACTGCTCAGCCATAATAAGACTTCAGAGAGTGGCGGACCGTGCAGGGACATCTATCAAAAATGCGAGCAGAACTGGGCGAACAAGTTCAGTATTATTTGCCTATTGGTGAGCAAGAATTACACCTTAATCCACTAATTGGTGAATCTTTAGCTTTCGAATTTACCGGTAAAATAAACTGCCGAAGCTGTGGTAAAGCCACCAAGAAAAGTTACTCGCAGGGCCATTGTTTTGTGTGCATGCGTAAGCTGGCCAGTTGCGATATGTGTATTATGAAGCCTGAAACCTGCCACTATGCCCAAGGCACCTGTCGTGAGCCAGAGTGGGGAGAAGCAAATTGCATGATTCCTCATTATGTTTACTTGGCAAACACGTCTGGCTTAAAGGTGGGCATTACTCGCCATAGCCAAATACCAACACGTTGGATTGACCAAGGTGCTACTCAAGCCCTACCAATATTTAAAGTTGCCACGCGCCAGCTTTCTGGTTTGGTAGAAATAGAATTAGCTAAGCTGGTGGCAGACAAAACCAATTGGCGAGCTATGTTAAAAGGCGATGCGATAGAGTTAGATTTGATAGCCGAACGTGAACGTTTGTTGCCACAAATTGGTGAGGCCTTGGCCGATTTAGCAGAGCGCTTTGGCTTAGAAGCCATAAGTGAATTGCCCGATGAGCAGGTGATTGATTTACATTTTCCTGTTGCTCAATATCCAAGCAAAATAAGCAGTTTTAACTTAGATAAAAATCCCTTGGTAGAAGGGCAGCTGCAAGGAATTAAAGGCCAGTATTTAATCTTTAACAATGGTGTGATAAATATTCGCAAGTTTGGCTCTTACGAAATAAAACTATTGTCTGAATAAGCCAATTTACTAGCAGTATCGGAAACAACATGATCTTACAGACTTGGCAAAAGAGACTTACATGCATACTGATTTTATCAGTGTCTTGGTTTGTCTTTGCTTGGGCTGAACATCAAGTTGAACGGCTTGATCCAGAGCACTCCGAGCTACATTGTCAACTCTGTTTTAATTTAAAAAAACTGGCAACGGCGATAGTAAGTAGCGTACCGCTGATTGTATTGCTTAAACGTCGCCAAGTTTTTGTTAGAACAGCTTACTTATACACTAGCCAGCATGCGCTCGCTGCTAGTGCCCGCTCTCCACCGTCCATGAGTTGCTAATTTAGCTAAACAAGGTTTGAATCTCGCAATACAGCTGAGTATGGTTAACGTTAAGCCAACACGCTTAGGCTTGCTCCTTGCTGTTAGCCAGTTTAGTTAGATTGGTATTGATTGATTTAGTCACTTACTTTTTAAAAATCATGGATACTTATAATGAAGTTAACGCCTATATATGCGGCCGCCTTTGGCCTGTTTTCTTGCGCAGCTAGCGCCCAGTCTGCTCACCAACATGGTGTTGCCGAGCTCTTTTTTGCCGCCAGTGGTGAAGAGCTAGAGATTGAAATCCATTCTCCGGCCGATAATTTTCTTGGTTTTGAGCATGCACCAGTAAACGAGCTACAGCACAAGATATTGGACGACGCAAAAAGCCAAGTTGCGCAGGCTATGAGTTTGTTTAGCTTTGCCGGTGGCGAATGTGAGCTTGAAGAAGTTACTCAGCATTGGGGAAGCTTAGACCAAGCGGATGCAGAGCATGAAGACCACGACCACGCTGCACACGACGAGCACGACGAGCACAAAGGGCATGACGATCATGACCATGCTGCGCACGATGAGCACAAAGACCATGACGATCATGACCATGCTGCGCACGACGAGCACAAAGGTCACGACGATCATGACCACGCAGCACACGATGAGCACAAAGGGCATGACGATCATGACCACGCTGCTCACGCTAGCCACGAGGACGTGCGCTTAACTTACCACTTCCACTGTCATCACTTAGATGAACTGAAAAGCTTCGACCTAGAGCTGTTTAAGCTTTTCCCTCGTATGGAAAAAATCCAAGTACAAGGTGCTAGTGAGCGTGGCCAAGTAGCGTTTGATGTTACGCCAGCGCAGAACAAGGTGAACTTATAATATGAGCCAGTCTGCTTCTCTATTAGCCCTAGAAGAAGTGGTATTTGCGTGGCCGGGTGAAACACACCCGGCCATTCATATTCCTCATTTAACTATTGCTGCGGCTAGCCATACCTTTATTCATGGGCCAAGCGGCTGTGGTAAATCTACACTACTCAGCTTGATTGCTGGGGTGATTAGCCCGCAACAGGGCAAGTTAAGCTTTATGGGGCAAGATTGTGCCAGCTTAAAAGCAGCGCAACGTGACCAACTGCGAGCCGATCATATTGGCTACGTATTTCAGCAGTTCAACCTGTTGCCTTACTTGTCGGTACTCGAGAATGTCGCTTTGGCTTGTCAGTTCTCTAAGTTACGTCGGCAGCGAGCTTTAAGCCGCTCGTCGTCGGTATTGGATGAAGCGCGTCGATTATTATCGCATCTGCAGTTGCCTGATAAGCAGCTTAATCAGCCAGTTGGCCAGTTGAGCATTGGCCAACAACAGCGGGTGGCTGCGGCTCGCGCAATGATCGGCTCTCCAGAGTTAATTATTGCCGATGAACCCACCTCAGCGTTGGATAAAACCAATCGCGAACATTTTATGAACCTGTTGATGTCTGAGTTAGAGCACTGTGATAGCAGCTTGTTATTGGTGAGTCACGACCAAGAGCTAGCTAATCGTTTCCATCAGGTGGTTGATTTGCCAGCACTTAATTTGGGAGGTCAACATGAGCTTGCTTAAATTGGCTTGGCATAGTTTGTGGGCAAGGCGTGGTACCGCATTACTTAGTTTATTGACCATCGCCCTTAGTGTGGCCCTTTTACTAGGTGTGGAAAATCTACGTACTCAAGCTAAATCGAGTTTTGCCTCAACCATTTCTGGCACCGATTTAATTGTAGGTGCGCGCAGTGGCCCTACTCAATTACTGCTTTATTCGGTATTTCGCATTGGTAATGCCACCAATAATATTAGCTGGGACAGTTACCAAGAAATTGCAGGTCAGTCGTCGGTAAAATGGTCGATTCCTATTTCCTTGGGGGATTCGCATCGCGGCTATCGCGTAATGGGCACCACCAATAGCTTTTTTGAGCACTATCAATATGCCAATAAACAAGCTTTAGAGTTTGCCGAAGGCCAGCAGCTAAACGATACCTTTGAAGTAGTATTAGGTGCCGAAGTTGCCCGCAAGTTGGGTTATAAACTGGGTGACAAAATTGTAGTGGCGCACGGAATTGCAGCAGTAAGTTTTGTTAATCATGACCAGTTCCCTTTCGTAGTGAGCGGTATTCTAAAAGCTACGGGCACGCCGGTTGATAGAACAGTGATTACCTCGCTCGCCGGCATCGAAGCCATTCACTTACCGCCACAAGCTCTACCATTTAGTGAAGCGCAGCTTACGCCTTCAAGCATTACCGCAATGATGCTGGGCACACAATCACGCTTACAAATTTTTAATTTGCAGCGGCAGATTAATCAATACAAAAATGAAGCGCTGTTAGCGATTTTGCCAGGCGTGGCTTTGCAAGAACTGTGGGGCATTTTAAGCATTGCCGAAAGTGCTTTGTTAGCGGTATCCATTTGTGTGGTTATCACTGGCTTAATGAGCATGTTAAGCACCTTGATGGTGAGCTTAAAAGAACGCCGTAGAGAGATGGCAATTTTGCGCTCGGTAGGGGCTAAACCGCGACATATCTTTGGTTTGTTACTCATTGAAGCCTTGTTATTGAGTGCGTTAGGCGCTTTGCTTGGCTTAGCCAGCATGTATCTAATTTTGGGGGCAGCGAAACCGATACTGCTTAATCAGTTTGGTTTCTATTTAGTGTTAAACTGGCCTACGGTAGAGCAATGCTACTTATTGTTGGCCGTAGTTGTGGTGGGCTTTTTTGCTGGCGTACTACCTGCTTGGCGCGCTTATCGTTATTCGCTTAGCGATGGCATGAGCATAAAAATTTAGTAAGGGTAAACATGAAACTAGCTTATTACGTAGTGGGTTTATTGCTGGTTAGCATGAACCTACAGGCCAATGGCGTAGACGTTTGGAACGAGTTGCTGCCAGAAAATGAACGCAACATGCCGATGCCTGAAATTGATCACAACATACCGCTGGACCAAGCCGGTCAGCAAAATCTTAATGTGAGTGTAAATAAAGAGTTGGACGGCAAGCCAATCCGTATTCCGGGCTTTGTAGTGCCGCTGGATACCGAAGGGGAGTTGGTGAAGGAGTTTCTATTGGTGCCGTACTTTGGCGCTTGTTTGCATTATCCGCCACCACCGCCAAACCAAATTGTTTATGTTACTCACTCAAAAGGTTTACAGCTAGAAGACTTATGGGAACCTGTTTGGGTTGAAGGAACCATCAATACTCAAGTTCAAACTGTTGAAGGGGTAGCCACCGCTGGCTATTCAATCAGCGAACCTGAGTCGATCGTGTTGTATACCGATTAATCTAACACAATACCTAGGGCAATATATGGCACTACGTAAAACGCAATAATAGCGGTTTTATACAGTGCCAAGCCTAGGTAATGAAAGCGGTCAAACTTCTCTACGCTAAGGTTGAACCATTTAGAGTGCAGTTTGTAGGTCCAGTCGTGAGCTAGGGTTAAAAAAGCAAACCAATACAGCAATACCGCAATATTGATAATGGCTCCCCAGCCTAACGCGCTGCGAATTAACTCAAGTTCCATAATGTCACCTGCATATCTTTAATTATTTGAAAGCAACTAAGCCACTTAATCAATTTACCATTGCTTAGTGTCACTGCAAGCCTATTGGCTTATTCCACAGTAAAGTTTTGTTCAAAAATGCGTACTTGCTGTTGATTGTATATCGCTACTTGCCAGTCACCGCGACTGTTTAAGTCAAAACGCTTACTGGCATTGGTACGCCAACGTGGCCCCCCGATGTTTAAGTTTACCGAAGCTTGAAGTTGCTGTTGGCGATACCAGTTTACTTGAATGCTTTGGCCTTGCATCTCACGCAACTCCATAAACAAGTAAACCTGTTGAATTTTACTGAGCTCAACCCGAGTTAAATTATCCACTGGCTCTCGTTGGCTAATGGCAGAACTTAGCTGGGCTCGAGCGACTTGGCTCGATGTTTTATTGGTTTGCTGCTCCTTATCAATATTTTCGGCCGCAATAGCCTCTTCATTGGTAGATGGTTCTATTTTGCTTGCTGCCGGGTCTACGACAACATTAGCTTGAGCGGCAGGTGTGCTTATTTGCTCGTTAGTAAGCTCTGCTTGTTCTGAAGTGCTAGGCATGGTGCTGGTTAAGTGATCAGCTTGTTGCTTAGCTTGTGCAGTATCGGTGTTCGGCTGAGCTTGGTGTGTGTTTGAAGTGTTTTTTGCTGCAGCGGCTAGCGGCTCATTAACTGCCTGTTCCGTTATTGAGGGCTGCAGCGGTTGTGCTTCTGCAACCGCTATAGGCGAACTTTCAGCTGCAATCTCTTCAGTCTTTTCGGCATTAGCTTGCTCAGATGAGGCTTCTAAAGCTGGTAATTCTGTCTGATAGGAATTGCTCTCAACTTGGCTGCTTTGTTGGTTTGTGGTGGCATTCAACTCGGCTGTAGGTTCTGCTTTAGCTGGCCACATTAAATGCAGCAAAGCGAATATAACTAAGGCAAGCACCATCAATGCGGCAAAAACTTTGCGTAAGTCAAAGGGGGGCTTTGGCGCGGGAATTTTATCCAAAGTCACCGCTTGGTCTGCGGATGAATTGAAATGTAACTTGATGCTTAGTTGCTCTGCCATGACTGAGGATTTGCCCCATACTCCAATTAAAACTGCTGGGCGATTTTACCGATTATGCGCCATCGCTGCCATTGATTTACCTTAAATCTGGTCGTTGCTGTTGTGTGCTTGCGCTATGTCTTCCGTCTACTGTTTAGTAAAAGCGTTCATCACTAGTTAGCTTTAGGCTGAAAACTCAGCATTTCGTCTTAAAATTTGTTTTATCTTCGGAATTATCTAGGTTTTATGGGGCGACTCTAAATAACGGGTGTTAAATATATTTTACATTTTGTCTTTTGTGTGCCAATTTAGCTTTAATCAAATTTGCTAAATTTTGACGAGGTTTTGCAGAGGATATGGAACATAAACAAGCTCTCATTGGCGTTATAAGCTGCCATAAACCGCAAGGTTTATATCAGGTGCAAAGTGTTAATGAGTTTTACTTAAACGCTTTGGAAAGCTATAACGCAGCCCCGGTATTACTGACACACCAGCTAAAAGGGAGTAGTTTGCAACGGGTATTGGATGGCCTAGATGGAGTATTATTTACCGGTAGCCATTCTAATGTGCACCCTGAGTTATATGGCGCTAAGCATTTAGAGCCGCGCTTAGATCGAGGGCGCGATAGCTTGGCATTCTCTATTGTTGAATATTCTAAACAGCATGGCTTACCTGTTTTGGGAATTTGTCGCGGTTTTCAGGAGATGAATGTCGCCCTAGGTGGCAGCCTACATCACAAAGTCTATCAACTTGGTGGTTGTGTAGAGCACCGAGAACCCGATACCGAAGACTTCACTAAAAAGTATGCTGATCAGCACTCGTTGCAGCTTGCTAAAGACAGTTGGCTGGGCGATTGGTTAGATAGTGATACGATTCAGGTTAACTCCTTACATAACCAAGGCATTAATCGACTAGCTGAATCTTTGTTGGTCGAGGCGCAAGCAGAGGATGGTTTGGTAGAAGCGTTTCGGCTTGCTGAACACCCATTTTTCTATGCTGTGCAATGGCATCCCGAGTGGCGAGCCAGCGAAAATAAGGTATCACAAGCCATTTTTAGCCAATTTGTGGCAGCAGCAAAACGCCGTGCTGCGTAGCAGTTACTAGGGTCAACAGATCATTGGAGAGCACCATGCAACAACACACTTCGTCTTATTACGCTGCCAGCACAAATAACCAACGAGAGTTTCCTCAGTTAAATCAAGATATTCGTTGTGATGTTTGCATTATTGGTGCTGGTTTTAGTGGTCTGTCTTCGGCCTTGCACCTCGCCGAGAAAGGTTTCCATGTGGTGGTGTTAGAGAGTGCTAAGGTGGGCTTTGGCGCAACTGGACGTAATGGCGGACAAGTGGTTAACAGTTATAGTCGCGACGTGGACGTGATTGAGCAGCGCTATGACAAAAATACCGCCCAAGCCTTGAATGAAATGATCTTTGAGGGCGGAGAAATCATCCGTTCTCGCATCGCCCAATATAATATTGAGTGTGACTACCAAGCCGGTGGCGTTTTTGCTGCCAACAACCCTAAGCAGTTTAAAGGCCTACAGGAGCAAAAAGCCAATTGGGAGCGCTTTGGCAATCACCAATTGCAATTGTTAGATAAAGCGGAGTTAGAACAAATAGTAGGCACCACTGCCTACCAAGGTGGCTTATTGGACATGCAAGGTGGGCATATTCATCCGCTTAATCTTGCTCTAGGTGAAGCCGAAGCAGTACTTGGTTTAGGTGGTGAGATTTATGAGCAATCGGCAGTGCTAAACTACCAAGCAGGAGAGCCAGCTAAAGTTACTACCGAACATGGCAGCGTTACGGCCAGCTATCTATTGTTTGCCGGAAATGCCTACTTGGGTGAGCTTGAGCCAAAGCTGAGCGATAAGGCGATACGCTGCGGCACTCAAGTAATAGCCACTGAGCCTTTAAGTGATGAGCTGTGTCAGCAACTACTACCAAAAAATTACTGTGTGGAAGATTGTAACTACTTACTTGATTACTATCGGTTGACCGCAGATAAACGTTTATTGTTTGGTGGAGGAGTGGTTTATGGCGCTAAGCCTTTGGCTTCCATAGAAAAGCAAATCAGGCCTAAATTCGAAGCCTTGTTCCCTCAACTAAAAGGGACCGCGATTGATTACGCATGGACCGGAAACTTCTTGCTTACCTACTCGAGAATGCCTCAGTTTGGTAGGCTCGATAGCAACATTTATTACTTGCAGGGATACAGCGGCCATGGCTTAACCTGTACTCATTTGGCCGGTAAGCTGTTAGCCGAAGTGCTTAGTGACCAAGCGCAGCGTTTTGATGTATTTGCTTCGCTTAATCACTATCGTTTTCCGGGAGGGCGGCATTTACAGGTGCCATTCACCGCACTGGGTGCGGTGTATTACAACCTGCGAGACAAACTGGGTATTTAAGCTGGCTTAGTCTTTAGGTTGGCTTACCGAATCGCGTTTTACCAGCGTAGGCACGTATTTATGAATAGGTGCAACACTTTCGCCACTGGCTAACGCTAAAGACATCTCAGCAGCTTCCATCGCCATCATCTCAATAGGGTAACGCATAGTGGTGAGTTTTGGGCGCAAGTAGCGAGAGAGTAATACGTCATCAAAGCCTATTACCGATACATCTTCGGGTACTCGATAGCCGTTGTCGCAAAGCACGGTGATAGCGCCTGATGCCATGGAGTCGTTGTAAACAATTAAGGCGGTAAAATCTAAGCCGCGCGCTAATAGGTTTTGCGCCGCAATCTCACCGCCAATTTCATTAGGATCAGATGAGGCAATGGCATGTTCAGCTAAGGGCATGCCTTTTTCACTCAATACCGACTTAACACCTTCCAAACGCAAGCGTGGATCTTCGATGTCGTAGCTACTCGTTATGCAGGCAATATTTTTGTGGCCTAATGATAACAAGTGACGAGCGGCTGCTTCTCCGCCGGCTTGGTTGTCTAACCATACGCAGCGGTGAGCAATTTCAGGAATATAACGGTTAATTAGCACCATGGCAGGTACGGCTTCTGCGTAGTCAATTAAGGCTTGATTGCTTAAGGCTTTAGAGTGCACCACCAAGGCCTGACAACGCTGTTCTAAAAGGGTTTCAATGGCGCGCTTTTCACTTTCTGCACTGACTAAGCCGTTACTGATCAACAACTGGATATTGTTGTTGCGGGTTACTTTTTCTACCCCGCCAGCTAGCGTGGCAAAAAATGGGTCTGTTAGCTCACTAAACACTAAACCTAAAGTAGGGTTGGTTTGGGTAACCAGAGCCCGGGCATTGGCGTTAGGCCGGTAGCCTAGCTCTAACATCACCTTTTTTACAAGGTCGCGGTTTTTGGCACTTACTTTGGGGCCATTATTGACCACCCGAGATACGGTGGCGACAGAAACACCGGCGGCAGCTGCTACGTCTTTAATTGTGGCCATTTATACTCCAAGAAAACGGTTTTGCTTGTGACTAAGTTGAAAACACTAGCTATAAGATGTGCTGGCGTCACGACCAGTGACTAGGCGATGTAGTATCTATAATTTAACAAATGTAAATCAAATGTGGAAACGTTTTCCTTTGAACGCGGGTGTAATCACATATTATCTATGCTTTTTTGCTGTGGTAGCAGGCTTTGAGCTGTGCTGAAACTGTTAAGAAAAACTGTTACATACACTTGCTCGCTAAGCATTAGCCGCTTAAAGTAGCGCTAGATGCTAACAGCAACATAATTAAGGAGCGCTGAGTGAGCGTATCAAGAATGTTCCCTGCCACCCGCATGCGTCGAATTCGCCGTCATGATTTCTCTCGTCGCCTAGCCAGTGAAAACCAGTTAAGTGTTGATGATTTGATTTACCCAATGTTTGTGATTGAAGGGGAAAACCAAA encodes:
- a CDS encoding chemotaxis protein codes for the protein MSSATSQTQGLLHFRLSLNQLFAIGTLKVREIVPYTRLTALPHSHQYVLGSASLRGQTISVIDMAAAVGYRPITADERESCSIIITDVSRQTVGFLVRGIEKITECRWRDIDPPPGSLGKDAYVTGVTRVDDKLVQLLDIEKLIATVFPDDEDRVRVSVSLPDQAILAQLKILLVDDSATARKQLASALDSIEIDYEMASDGATAFKMMQQAAAQGKPIDVLVSDIEMPGLDGYELTFEVRSDPGVADAYIILHTSLSSEISVDRASQVGADEALTKFDAGELIDAMLRGAERVSDDITKVGLAKKTGILEGMF
- a CDS encoding substrate-binding periplasmic protein, encoding MKRFCIFFCLLHSFALYAKDINVATDLWEGYSSKDGTGYYFAVLKRVFPEHSYSFHFMPYSRSIAMLDKLQVDLVFGAAEDDFENALCSKYVLETDRTDMLVLVSFYRRYGSLNDLVGKQVVSHLGYDWADLLPEGTNYREYSDLTQMIKLLKKGRVDAILDYRADIEALLAVAPDLADGLSIIESVLSYDSTFCFAASEKGAQLLIQFEQVIPSLIESGELHQIMMEQVESDADYPY
- a CDS encoding DUF2797 domain-containing protein — protein: MQGHLSKMRAELGEQVQYYLPIGEQELHLNPLIGESLAFEFTGKINCRSCGKATKKSYSQGHCFVCMRKLASCDMCIMKPETCHYAQGTCREPEWGEANCMIPHYVYLANTSGLKVGITRHSQIPTRWIDQGATQALPIFKVATRQLSGLVEIELAKLVADKTNWRAMLKGDAIELDLIAERERLLPQIGEALADLAERFGLEAISELPDEQVIDLHFPVAQYPSKISSFNLDKNPLVEGQLQGIKGQYLIFNNGVINIRKFGSYEIKLLSE
- a CDS encoding ZrgA family zinc uptake protein — its product is MKLTPIYAAAFGLFSCAASAQSAHQHGVAELFFAASGEELEIEIHSPADNFLGFEHAPVNELQHKILDDAKSQVAQAMSLFSFAGGECELEEVTQHWGSLDQADAEHEDHDHAAHDEHDEHKGHDDHDHAAHDEHKDHDDHDHAAHDEHKGHDDHDHAAHDEHKGHDDHDHAAHASHEDVRLTYHFHCHHLDELKSFDLELFKLFPRMEKIQVQGASERGQVAFDVTPAQNKVNL
- a CDS encoding ABC transporter ATP-binding protein; its protein translation is MSQSASLLALEEVVFAWPGETHPAIHIPHLTIAAASHTFIHGPSGCGKSTLLSLIAGVISPQQGKLSFMGQDCASLKAAQRDQLRADHIGYVFQQFNLLPYLSVLENVALACQFSKLRRQRALSRSSSVLDEARRLLSHLQLPDKQLNQPVGQLSIGQQQRVAAARAMIGSPELIIADEPTSALDKTNREHFMNLLMSELEHCDSSLLLVSHDQELANRFHQVVDLPALNLGGQHELA
- a CDS encoding ABC transporter permease yields the protein MSLLKLAWHSLWARRGTALLSLLTIALSVALLLGVENLRTQAKSSFASTISGTDLIVGARSGPTQLLLYSVFRIGNATNNISWDSYQEIAGQSSVKWSIPISLGDSHRGYRVMGTTNSFFEHYQYANKQALEFAEGQQLNDTFEVVLGAEVARKLGYKLGDKIVVAHGIAAVSFVNHDQFPFVVSGILKATGTPVDRTVITSLAGIEAIHLPPQALPFSEAQLTPSSITAMMLGTQSRLQIFNLQRQINQYKNEALLAILPGVALQELWGILSIAESALLAVSICVVITGLMSMLSTLMVSLKERRREMAILRSVGAKPRHIFGLLLIEALLLSALGALLGLASMYLILGAAKPILLNQFGFYLVLNWPTVEQCYLLLAVVVVGFFAGVLPAWRAYRYSLSDGMSIKI
- a CDS encoding DUF3299 domain-containing protein — encoded protein: MKLAYYVVGLLLVSMNLQANGVDVWNELLPENERNMPMPEIDHNIPLDQAGQQNLNVSVNKELDGKPIRIPGFVVPLDTEGELVKEFLLVPYFGACLHYPPPPPNQIVYVTHSKGLQLEDLWEPVWVEGTINTQVQTVEGVATAGYSISEPESIVLYTD
- a CDS encoding DUF6868 family protein, which gives rise to MELELIRSALGWGAIINIAVLLYWFAFLTLAHDWTYKLHSKWFNLSVEKFDRFHYLGLALYKTAIIAFYVVPYIALGIVLD
- a CDS encoding DUF2914 domain-containing protein, which produces MAEQLSIKLHFNSSADQAVTLDKIPAPKPPFDLRKVFAALMVLALVIFALLHLMWPAKAEPTAELNATTNQQSSQVESNSYQTELPALEASSEQANAEKTEEIAAESSPIAVAEAQPLQPSITEQAVNEPLAAAAKNTSNTHQAQPNTDTAQAKQQADHLTSTMPSTSEQAELTNEQISTPAAQANVVVDPAASKIEPSTNEEAIAAENIDKEQQTNKTSSQVARAQLSSAISQREPVDNLTRVELSKIQQVYLFMELREMQGQSIQVNWYRQQQLQASVNLNIGGPRWRTNASKRFDLNSRGDWQVAIYNQQQVRIFEQNFTVE
- a CDS encoding gamma-glutamyl-gamma-aminobutyrate hydrolase family protein, with product MEHKQALIGVISCHKPQGLYQVQSVNEFYLNALESYNAAPVLLTHQLKGSSLQRVLDGLDGVLFTGSHSNVHPELYGAKHLEPRLDRGRDSLAFSIVEYSKQHGLPVLGICRGFQEMNVALGGSLHHKVYQLGGCVEHREPDTEDFTKKYADQHSLQLAKDSWLGDWLDSDTIQVNSLHNQGINRLAESLLVEAQAEDGLVEAFRLAEHPFFYAVQWHPEWRASENKVSQAIFSQFVAAAKRRAA
- a CDS encoding NAD(P)/FAD-dependent oxidoreductase encodes the protein MQQHTSSYYAASTNNQREFPQLNQDIRCDVCIIGAGFSGLSSALHLAEKGFHVVVLESAKVGFGATGRNGGQVVNSYSRDVDVIEQRYDKNTAQALNEMIFEGGEIIRSRIAQYNIECDYQAGGVFAANNPKQFKGLQEQKANWERFGNHQLQLLDKAELEQIVGTTAYQGGLLDMQGGHIHPLNLALGEAEAVLGLGGEIYEQSAVLNYQAGEPAKVTTEHGSVTASYLLFAGNAYLGELEPKLSDKAIRCGTQVIATEPLSDELCQQLLPKNYCVEDCNYLLDYYRLTADKRLLFGGGVVYGAKPLASIEKQIRPKFEALFPQLKGTAIDYAWTGNFLLTYSRMPQFGRLDSNIYYLQGYSGHGLTCTHLAGKLLAEVLSDQAQRFDVFASLNHYRFPGGRHLQVPFTALGAVYYNLRDKLGI
- a CDS encoding LacI family DNA-binding transcriptional regulator, whose amino-acid sequence is MATIKDVAAAAGVSVATVSRVVNNGPKVSAKNRDLVKKVMLELGYRPNANARALVTQTNPTLGLVFSELTDPFFATLAGGVEKVTRNNNIQLLISNGLVSAESEKRAIETLLEQRCQALVVHSKALSNQALIDYAEAVPAMVLINRYIPEIAHRCVWLDNQAGGEAAARHLLSLGHKNIACITSSYDIEDPRLRLEGVKSVLSEKGMPLAEHAIASSDPNEIGGEIAAQNLLARGLDFTALIVYNDSMASGAITVLCDNGYRVPEDVSVIGFDDVLLSRYLRPKLTTMRYPIEMMAMEAAEMSLALASGESVAPIHKYVPTLVKRDSVSQPKD